From one Oncorhynchus keta strain PuntledgeMale-10-30-2019 chromosome 30, Oket_V2, whole genome shotgun sequence genomic stretch:
- the LOC118372125 gene encoding protocadherin gamma-A11-like, protein MNDLCCHGAGRTSSRIWTWNTWVMLFVCLCGARVARAQVRYSIPEEMAKGSLVGNIVQDLGLDVKKLNSGRARIFTEDSSECIGLNVDKGTLVVKERIDREELCGQVSPCSLHFQIIVENPMELYRIDVEILDINDNAPAFAKKEMHFQISESAAPGTRFSLDGAKDPDVALNTLQTYQLNPTDHFQLKPLSRSDGTKYVEMVLQSALDREKQEEHKLILTAYDGGTPQKSGSVKINVIVLDANDNAPVFGQSLYRVVVAENASKGTIVLAVSATDADQETNGEVMYSFSQNTEGASVLFNIVAHTGEITISGLLDFEQCRHYELDVEATDNGGLTDTSKVLIEITDVNDNAPVISIISFSNPIPEDSAPETVIAMLNIKDSDSGKNGQVKCSISPDLPFRIKSSSSNFYSLVSDQALDRETVSEYDITITATDEGSPSFSTNKTVTLKISDVNDNAPLFTRQSYTACVIENNLPGMSIFSVKASDKDFGNNARISYLLGDNQVNGVSASAFISVNAESGEFFAVRSFDYEQIKEFQIRVKAQDGGSPPLSSNVTVKIMIQDQNDNAPQVLYPVQTSNSLVSEMVPRSADVGYLVTKVVAVDVDSGQNAWLSYKLQKATDRALFEVGLQNGEIRTIRQVNDKDAVKQRLTVVVEDNGQPSRSATVNVNVAVADSFPEVLSEFSDFTHDKEYNDNLTFYLVLALAVVSFLFIVSIIAILSVKCYRWRREQMFYKSNGNLPVIPYYPPLYADVGGTGTLRQVYNYDVCGTTDSRKSDMKYVRPYSQSIISLDGTHTLPHAQRDKLIIDDSDNQVSMHYRL, encoded by the coding sequence ATGAACGATCTTTGTTGTCATGGCGCAGGGCGGACCAGCTCGCGGATATGGACATGGAATACATGGGTCatgctgtttgtctgtctctgtggtgcaAGGGTAGCGCGCGCCCAGGTCCGTTATTCCATCCCGGAGGAGATGGCGAAGGGCTCACTCGTGGGGAATATCGTACAGGATCTGGGTTTGGATGTAAAAAAGTTGAATTCTGGTCGAGCGCGGATCTTTACTGAGGACAGCAGTGAGTGCATCGGTCTGAATGTTGATAAAGGAACGCTTGTGGTGAAAGAaaggatagacagagaggagctgtGCGGCCAAGTATCTCCCTGCTCTCTGCATTTTCAGATCATCGTTGAAAATCCGATGGAGCTCTATCGAATTGATGTGGAAATATTAGATATTAACGACAATGCCCCTGCTTTTGCTAAAAAGGAAATGCATTTCCAAATAAGTGAATCTGCGGCTCCTGGGACTCGCTTTTCACTCGACGGTGCAAAAGATCCCGATGTGGCTCTAAATACTCTCCAAACATACCAACTAAATCCTACGGATCATTTTCAATTGAAACCCCTATCTCGCTCTGATGGAACGAAATACGTGGAAATGGTTCTGCAGAGCGCACTTGATAGAGAAAAACAGGAAGAGCATAAACTAATATTAACTGCTTATGATGGCGGGACCCCCCAGAAATCTGGCTCTGTCAAAATCAATGTTATTGTCTTAGATGCAAACGACAATGCCCCTGTATTTGGCCAGTCACTGTATAGGGTGGTCGTGGCAGAAAATGCGTCAAAGGGAACGATTGTCTTGGCAGTGAGCGCCACTGATGCAGACCAGGAAACAAATGGAGAGGTGATGTATTCCTTTTCTCAAAATACAGAGGGTGCTTCAGTTCTATTCAATATAGTCGCCCATACTGGTGAGATTACCATAAGTGGTCTGTTAGATTTCGAACAATGTAGGCATTATGAACTAGATGTAGAGGCGACAGACAACGGGGGGTTAACAGATACTAGTAAAGTGCTTATTGAAATTACTGACGTGAACGACAATGCACCCGTGATTAGCATAATTTCATTCTCCAACCCTATTCCCGAGGACTCTGCCCCGGAGACGGTCATAGCCATGCTCAATATCAAAGATTCAGACTCAGGTAAAAACGGTCAGGTGAAGTGTTCTATTAGTCCAGATTTACCTTTCCGCATAAAGTCATCCTCTTCCAATTTCTACAGTTTAGTGTCAGACCAGGCTTTGGACCGTGAAACTGTGTCTGAATATGACATAACAATAACAGCCACAGATGAAGGGTCGCCATCTTTTTCCACGAATAAGACAGTAACACTGAAAATATCCGATGTGAATGACAACGCCCCCCTGTTTACACGACAATCATACACCGCTTGCGTTATTGAGAATAACTTACCTGGAATGTCAATATTTTCAGTCAAGGCCAGCGACAAAGACTTTGGCAACAACGCGCGTATTTCATATTTGCTTGGCGATAATCAAGTGAATGGAGTGTCGGCGTCTGCGTTCATTTCAGTAAATGCAGAGAGTGGGGAGTTTTTTGCTGTGCGTTCTTTCGACTATGAGCAAATAAAAGAGTTCCAAATTCGCGTAAAAGCGCAAGATGGAGGCTCGCCTCCTCTCAGTAGCAATGTGACTGTGAAAATAATGATTCAGGACCAGAACGACAACGCGCCGCAGGTTCTGTATCCAGTGCAGACTAGTAACTCTCTGGTGTCTGAAATGGTGCCTCGTTCAGCAGATGTGGGCTATCTTGTCACTAAAGTGGTGGCTGTGGATGTGGACTCTGGACAGAATGCCTGGCTCTCGTATAAACTGCAGAAAGCGACAGACAGGGCGCTGTTTGAAGTGGGTTTACAGAATGGAGAAATAAGAACTATACGCCAAGTCAATGATAAAGATGCTGTGAAACAAAGGCTCACTGTTGTAGTGGAGGACAACGGGCAGCCTTCTCGTTCAGCTACAGTCAATGTTAACGTGGCGGTGGCGGACAGCTTCCCTGAAGTGCTCTCGGAGTTCAGTGACTTTACGCACGACAAGGAGTACAATGACAACCTGACTTTTTACTTAGTCTTGGCTTTAGCTGTTGTCTCCTTTCTCTTTATCGTATCCATCATAGCCATACTGTCAGTGAAATGCTACAGATGGAGACGGGAGCAAATGTTTTATAAATCAAATGGTAATCTCCCAGTTATTCCATACTACCCGCCCCTTTACGCAGACGTGGGAGGCACAGGAACTCTGAGACAGGTGTATAATTACGATGTGTGTGGAACGACTGACTCCAGAAAGAGTGATATGAAATACGTCAGACCTTACAGTCAGAGCATCATTAGTCTGGACGGAACACATACACTCCCCCACGCGCAGAGAGACAAACTGATCATTGATGATTCAGACAATCAGGTAAGCATGCATTATCGACTGTAA
- the LOC127913765 gene encoding protocadherin beta-16-like translates to MSDRTMTRQVLLFISVLSLSSVHGQVSYSIPEEMAKGSLVGNIAQDLGLDIKRLKSGKARIYTGDNVEYIELNKERGVLLIKDRIDREALCEQTTPCALHFQITLENPMELYPVTVEITDINDNAPTFQKNERRLEISESAVTGSKFMLEKAVDPDIGLNGLQSYSLKHADHFVLKLHSQADGSKKVEMVLQKPLDREKQEHMSLLLTALDGGEPLLSGTMQIHVTVLDANDNAPVFTKPVYKATISEDSQKGTFVTTVSASDADKGTNGEVSYVIANSMNRLSTLFHINEDGHLILDGQVDYEKFRSYQIDIEAIDNGGLSDSSKIIIDVSDVNDNSPLINLISKSGIIPEDSRPNTVIAMMSVNDPDSESNGKVNCGINENIPFTITSASNGFYSLVTDSGLDRERASEYNITVTCTDEGVPSLSSSVTLTLQISDVNDNAPVFERSSYEAYIIENNTPGLSIFTVKARDADWNQNARVSYILEDSSVNGVPVSSYVSVTVDSGVIHAVRSFDYEQIKDFQFRVKAQDGGSPPLSSNATVKIMIQDQNDNAPQVLYPVQTSSSLVAEMVPRSADVGYLVTKVVAVDVDSGQNAWLSYKLQKATDRALFEVGLQNGEIRTVRQVTDKDAVKQRLTVVVEDNGQPSRSATVNVNVAVADSFPEVLSEFTDFTHDKEYNDNLTFYLVLALAVVSFLFITCLVVIISVKIFRWRQSRVLYHSNLPVIPYYPPRYADTLGTGTLQHVYNYEVCRTTDSRKSDCKFVRPCSQNVLIMDPSSTGTMQRMQSENNILDEPDSPLEVCYS, encoded by the coding sequence ATGTCGGACAGAACAATGACACGGCAAGTACTGTTGTTTATCTCGGTCCTCTCTCTCAGTTCAGTACACGGGCAGGTCAGTTACTCCATTCCCGAGGAAATGGCGAAAGGCTCTTTAGTTGGTAACATAGCGCAGGATCTGGGTTTAGATATAAAAAGACTGAAATCAGGTAAAGCTCGTATTTATACTGGAGACAACGTAGAGTACATCGAGCTGAATAAAGAAAGGGGAGTTCTCCTCATCAAAGACAGAATAGACCGTGAAGCGCTTTGTGAACAGACGACGCCTTGTGCACTGCATTTTCAGATTACTTTAGAAAACCCGATGGAATTATACCCGGTAACTGTAGAGATTACAGATATAAACGACAACGCTCCCACTTTTCAAAAGAATGAGCGACGTTTGGAAATCAGCGAGTCAGCTGTGACTGGATCGAAATTTATGTTAGAGAAAGCAGTGGATCCAGACATTGGTTTAAATGGCCTCCAAAGCTACTCACTGAAGCACGCTGATCATTTTGTTTTGAAATTGCATAGTCAGGCAGATGGGAGTAAAAAGGTTGAGATGGTTTTACAGAAACCTCTAGACCGAGAGAAACAGGAGCATATGTCTCTGTTGTTGACTGCTCTGGATGGAGGGGAGCCTCTGCTATCAGGGACAATGCAGATACACGTCACAGTGCTGGATGCAAACGACAATGCGCCCGTTTTTACCAAACCAGTGTATAAGGCAACAATAAGTGAGGATTCACAAAAAGGAACGTTTGTCACGACAGTTAGTGCGTCTGATGCAGATAAAGGCACAAATGGAGAAGTGTCTTACGTGATTGCAAATAGCATGAACCGTCTTTCAACGTTATTCCACATAAATGAAGATGGTCATTTGATATTAGATGGACAAGTTGATTATGAAAAATTCAGAAGTTATCAGATTGATATAGAAGCCATAGATAATGGTGGTCTCTCGGACTCAAGTAAAATAATAATTGATGTCAGTGACGTAAATGACAATAGTCCTCTAATCAATTTGATTTCCAAATCCGGTATAATACCAGAGGATTCCCGTCCTAACACAGTAATAGCTATGATGAGCGTAAACGACCCTGATTCTGAGAGTAATGGTAAAGTTAACTGTGGCATAAATGAGAACATCCCTTTCACCATTACATCTGCATCTAATGGATTCTATAGTCTAGTAACTGATAGTGGCTTGGACCGAGAAAGAGCgtctgaatataacatcactgtgaCGTGCACTGATGAGGGagtgccctctctctccagcagcgTCACTCTCACCTTACAGATATCAGATGTGAATGACAACGCGCCTGTCTTTGAGAGGAGCTCATATGAGGCCTACATTATAGAAAACAACACACCGGGCCTCTCTATATTCACAGTGAAAGCCAGAGACGCTGACTGGAACCAGAATGCCCGTGTTTCTTACATACTGGAGGACTCCTCGGTTAACGGAGTGCCTGTCTCATCATATGTGTCCGTTACTGTTGATAGTGGAGTCATCCATGCAGTGCGCTCTTTTGACTACGAGCAGATCAAGGATTTCCAGTTCCGCGTAAAAGCGCAGGATGGAGGCTCTCCTCCACTCAGTAGCAATGCGACTGTGAAAATAATGATCCAGGACCAGAATGACAACGCGCCTCAGGTTCTGTATCCAGTCCAGACTAGCAGCTCTCTGGTGGCTGAAATGGTGCCTCGTTCAGCAGATGTGGGCTATCTTGTCACTAAAGTGGTGGCTGTTGATGTGGACTCTGGACAGAATGCCTGGCTCTCGTATAAACTGCAGAAAGCGACAGACAGGGCGCTGTTTGAAGTGGGTTTACAGAATGGAGAAATAAGAACTGTACGCCAAGTCACTGATAAAGATGCTGTGAAACAAAGGCTCACTGTTGTAGTGGAGGACAACGGGCAGCCCTCTCGTTCAGCTACAGTCAATGTTAACGTAGCGGTGGCAGACAGCTTCCCTGAAGTGCTCTCGGAGTTCACTGACTTTACGCACGACAAGGAGTACAATGACAACCTGACTTTTTACTTAGTCTTGGCTTTGGCTGTAGTCTCATTTCTGTTCATCACATGTTTAGTGGTTATTATATCAGTGAAAATATTCAGATGGAGACAGTCTCGCGTCCTCTATCATTCCAATCTCCCGGTTATTCCGTATTATCCACCGCGTTACGCAGACACTTTGGGGACAGGAACTCTACAGCACGTGTACAATTACGAGGTGTGCAGGACGACTGACTCCAGAAAGAGTGACTGTAAGTTCGTCAGACCCTGTAGTCAGAACGTACTGATAATGGACCCCAGTTCTACAGGGACGATGCAGCGGATGCAGAGTGAAAATAACATCCTGGATGAACCAGACTCTCCACTAGAGGTTTGTTATAGTTGA
- the LOC127913983 gene encoding protocadherin beta-8-like, translated as MGKKMSDRTMTRQVLLFISVLSLSSVHGQVSYSIPEEMAKGSLVGNIAQDLGLDIKRLISGKARIFTGDSAEYIELNKERGVLLIKDRIDRETLCGMTTPCALHFQIILENPMEFFRVTVEITDVNDNAPSFKKTEKRFEISESAVIGATFMLEIAIDPDVDLNCLQSYTLNPIDHFNLKQKNQPDGSKKVEMVLQKTLDREKQEQLSLVLTAIDGGEPQLSGTVQIHVTVLDINDNAPVFTQEIYKATVVENSPEGALLATVSASDADKGSNSMVSYSLSSSTDLFELDSESGEFRLIGHIDYEKAKYYQMFIEAMDEGGLSDSSKIIIDVIDVNDNSPVIIIMSKSSSIAEDSISNTVIAMISVNDPDSDSNGQVHCGINENIPFTIKSMSNAFYSLVTDSDLDRERASEYNISVTCSDEGVPSLSSSITLTLQISDVNDNAPVFERSSYEAYIIENNTPGLSIFTVKARDADWNQNARVSYILEESSVNGVPVSSYVSVSADSGVVQSVRSFDYEQIKDFQFRVKAQDGGSPPLSSNVTVKIMIQDQNDNAPQVLYPVQTSSSLVAEMVPRSAHVGYLVTKVVAVDVDSGQNAWLSYKLQKATDRALFAVGLQNGEIRTIRQVTDKDAVKQRLTVVVEDNGQPSRSATVNVNVAVADSFPEVLSEFTDFTHDKEYNDNLTFYLVLALAVVSFLFIVSIIAILSVKCYRWRREQMFYKSNGNLPVIPYYPPLYADVGGTGTLRQVYNYDVSGTSDSRKSDMKYVRPYSQSIISLDGTQTLPNAQRDTLINDDSDSQVSMKNRLSYPQNNYDVTVFGVNDLILILPYSYFNVNYCYFASVAYVFFCPTLKGWLHS; from the coding sequence ATGGGAAAGAAAATGTCGGACAGAACAATGACACGGCAAGTACTGTTGTTTATCTCGGTCCTCTCTCTCAGTTCAGTACACGGGCAGGTTAGTTACTCCATTCCTGAGGAAATGGCGAAAGGCTCTTTAGTCGGTAACATCGCGCAGGATCTGGGTTTAGATATAAAAAGACTGATATCAGGTAAAGCTCGTATTTTTACTGGAGACAGCGCAGAGTACATCGAGCTGAATAAAGAAAGGGGAGTTCTCCTCATCAAAGACAGAATAGACCGTGAAACTCTCTGCGGAATGACAACGCCTTGTGCATTGCATTTTCAGATTATTCTAGAAAACCCCATGGAATTCTTTCGGGTAACTGTTGAGATTACAGATGTAAACGATAATGCTCCTAGTTTTAAGAAGACCGAGAAACGTTTTGAAATCAGCGAGTCTGCAGTGATTGGCGCAACATTTATGCTGGAGATAGCAATAGATCCTGACGTTGATCTTAACTGTCTCCAGAGCTACACTCTTAATCCCATTGatcattttaatttaaaacaaaaAAATCAACCCGATGGAAGTAAAAAGGTAGAGATGGTTTTGCAGAAGACTTTAGACCGGGAGAAACAGGAGCAGCTATCTTTAGTATTAACAGCTATAGACGGAGGCGAACCACAGCTATCTGGAACAGTGCAGATACACGTTACAGTGTTAGATATAAACGACAATGCACCTGTTTTTACGCAGGAGATTTACAAAGCAACGGTTGTTGAGAATTCACCTGAAGGAGCCTTATTGGCCACTGTTAGCGCCTCTGATGCGGATAAAGGGTCTAATAGCATGGTTAGCTATTCTTTGTCCAGCAGTACTGATCTCTTTGAGTTAGACAGCGAAAGTGGTGAATTTAGACTAATCGGTCATATAGATTATGAAAAGGCAAAATATTATCAAATGTTTATCGAAGCAATGGACGAAGGAGGGCTTTCTGATTCCAGTAAAATAATCATAGATGTTATTGACGTCAATGACAACAGCCCCGTTATTATTATAATGTCTAAGTCTAGTTCAATAGCGGAAGACTCTATCTCGAATACAGTTATAGCCATGATCAGCGTTAACGACCCAGATTCTGACAGTAACGGACAGGTACACTGTGGAATAAATGAAAACATTCCATTCACCATTAAATCCATGTCCAACGCCTTTTACAGTCTAGTAACAGACAGTGACTTGGATCGAGAGAGAGCCTCTGAGTATAACATCAGTGTGACTTGCTCTGATGAGGGAGTGCCTTCGCTCTCCAGCAGCATCACTCTCACCTTACAGATATCAGATGTGAATGACAACGCGCCTGTCTTTGAGAGGAGCTCATATGAGGCCTATATTATAGAAAACAACACACCGGGCCTCTCTATATTCACAGTGAAAGCCAGAGACGCTGACTGGAACCAGAATGCCCGTGTTTCTTACATACTGGAGGAGTCCTCGGTTAACGGAGTGCCCGTCTCCTCATATGTGTCCGTTAGTGCTGATAGTGGAGTTGTACAGTCAGTGCGCTCTTTTGACTACGAGCAGATCAAGGATTTCCAGTTTCGCGTAAAAGCGCAGGATGgaggctctcctcctctcagtagcAATGTGACTGTGAAAATAATGATCCAGGACCAGAATGACAACGCGCCTCAGGTTCTGTATCCAGTCCAGACTAGCAGCTCTCTGGTGGCTGAAATGGTGCCTCGTTCAGCACATGTGGGCTATCTTGTCACTAAAGTGGTGGCTGTTGATGTGGACTCTGGACAGAATGCCTGGCTCTCGTATAAACTGCAGAAAGCGACAGACAGGGCGCTGTTTGCAGTGGGTTTACAGAATGGAGAAATAAGAACTATACGCCAAGTCACTGATAAAGATGCTGTGAAACAAAGGCTCACTGTTGTAGTGGAAGACAACGGGCAGCCATCTCGTTCAGCTACAGTCAATGTTAACGTGGCGGTGGCGGACAGCTTCCCTGAAGTGCTCTCGGAGTTCACTGACTTTACGCACGACAAGGAGTACAATGACAACCTGACTTTTTACTTAGTCTTGGCTTTAGCTGTTGTCTCCTTTCTCTTTATCGTATCCATCATAGCCATACTGTCAGTGAAATGCTACAGATGGAGACGGGAGCAAATGTTTTATAAATCAAATGGGAATCTCCCAGTTATTCCGTACTACCCGCCCCTTTACGCAGACGTGGGAGGAACAGGGACTCTGAGACAGGTGTATAATTACGATGTGTCTGGAACGAGTGACTCCAGAAAGAGTGATATGAAATACGTCAGACCTTACAGTCAGAGCATCATTAGTCTGGACGGAACACAGACACTCCCCAACGCGCAGAGGGACACGCTGATCAATGACGATTCAGACAGTCAGGTGAGCATGAAAAATCGTCTCTCGTACCCTCAGAATAATTATGACGTCACCGTTTTCGGTGTCAATGACCTTATTCTGATACTACCTTATTCTTATTTTAACGTTAACTATTGTTATTTTGCAAGTGTTGCATATGTTTTCTTTTGTCCAACACTGAAAGGTTGGCTTCACTCTTGA
- the LOC118372111 gene encoding protocadherin beta-16-like, with the protein MAQGEISGRTMTRQVLLFISVLSLSSVHGQVSYSIPEEMAKGSLVGNIAQDLGLDIKRLKSGKARIHVGNSAEYIELDKDRGVLLIKEIIDREALCRQTTPCALHFQIILENPIEFYHVTIEIIDINDNAPVFQKDSMKFEISESAVTGAKFVLERAFDSDIGANGLQSYSLNPTDNFSLKLHGQTDGSKKVEMVLQKPLDREKQEQMSLVLTALDGGDPQMSGTVQIHVNVLDANDNAPVFTQAVYTASVVENSQKGTLLTTVRATDIDHGSNGLVTYSISSSTLGILDLFEIDESNGEVRLMGKVDYESDKHYQIDVEAKDKGGLSDSSKLVVDIVDVNDNSPLIDMMSTSKSIPENSPSQTVIAVMSVHDPDSDNNGVVNCVLTQNMPFTIKSTSTGFYSLVTDSELDRERAFEYNIIVMCSDEGVPSLSSSVTLTLQISDVNDNAPVFERSSYEAYIIENNTPGLSIFTVKARDADWNQNARVSYILEDSSVNGVPVSSYVSVSADSGVIHAVRSFDYEQIKDFQFRVKAQDGGSPPLSSNVTVKIMIQDQNDNTPQVLYPVQTSSSLVAEMVPRSADVGFLVTKVVAVDVDSGQNAWLSYKLQKATDRALFEVGLQNGEIRTIRQVNDKDTVKQRLTVVVEDNGQPSRSATVNVNVAVADSFPEVLSEFTDFTHDKEYNDNLTFYLVLALSVVSFLFIVSIIAILSVKCYRWRREQMFYKSNGNLPVIPYYPPLYADVGGTGTLRQVYNYDVCGTTDSRKSDMKYVRPDSQSIISLDGTQTLPHAQRDKRINNDGENQVRTKWLHHQHIGFRCQEL; encoded by the coding sequence ATGGCGCAGGGGGAAATTTCGGGCAGAACAATGACACGGCAAGTACTGTTGTTTATCTCGGTCCTCTCTCTCAGTTCAGTACACGGGCAGGTCAGTTACTCCATTCCCGAGGAAATGGCGAAAGGCTCTTTAGTCGGTAACATAGCGCAGGATCTGGGTTTAGATATCAAACGATTGAAATCAGGTAAAGCTCGAATACACGTTGGAAATAGCGCAGAATACATCGAGTTGGATAAAGACAGGGGAGTTCTTCTTATCAAAGAGATAATAGACCGTGAAGCGCTATGCAGACAGACAACGCCTTGCGCACTGCATTTTCAAATTATTCTGGAGAATCCAATAGAATTTTACCACGTCACAATTGAGATTATTGATATCAATGATAATGCGCCTGTTTTCCAAAAAGATTCAATGAAATTCGAAATAAGTGAGTCAGCTGTGACTGGAGCTAAATTTGTGCTGGAGAGAGCATTTGATTCTGATATAGGAGCAAATGGACTCCAAAGCTACTCCCTTAATCCAACTGATAATTTCAGTCTAAAATTACATGGTCAAACTGATGGTAGCAAAAAGGTAGAGATGGTTTTACAGAAGCCTTTAGATCGAGAGAAACAGGAGCAGATGTCTTTAGTGTTAACTGCCCTCGATGGAGGAGACCCTCAGATGTCTGGAACAGTGCAGATTCATGTCAATGTGTTGGATGCAAACGACAATGCTCCGGTTTTTACGCAGGCAGTATATACGGCGAGTGTTGTAGAGAACTCACAGAAGGGTACTTTATTAACTACAGTTAGAGCCACCGACATAGATCATGGATCAAATGGTTTAGTCACATATTCTATATCAAGCAGCACACTTGGTATTTTGGACCTATTCGAAATAGACGAGAGTAATGGCGAAGTGCGTTTGATGGGCAAGGTCGACTATGAAAGCGATAAACATTATCAGATTGATGTAGAAGCAAAAGATAAAGGAGGTCTTTCTGATTCCAGTAAATTAGTTGTCGACATTGTGGACGTCAACGATAACAGCCCTTTGATTGATATGATGTCCACTTCTAAATCGATACCAGAAAATTCCCCTTCTCAGACAGTCATAGCTGTAATGAGCGTCCACGACCCAGACTCTGATAATAACGGAGTGGTGAATTGTGTTTTAACGCAAAATATGCCCTTTACCATTAAATCTACATCCACTGGCTTCTATAGTCTAGTAACTGACAGTGAATTGGATCGAGAAAGAGCATTTGAATATAACATCATTGTGATGTGCTCTGATGAGGGAGTGCCCTCGCTCTCCAGCAGCGTCACTCTCACCTTACAGATATCAGATGTGAATGACAACGCGCCTGTCTTTGAGAGGAGCTCATATGAGGCCTACATTATAGAAAACAACACACCGGGCCTCTCTATATTCACAGTGAAAGCCAGAGACGCTGACTGGAACCAGAATGCCCGTGTTTCTTACATACTGGAGGACTCCTCGGTTAACGGAGTGCCCGTCTCCTCATATGTGTCCGTTAGTGCTGATAGTGGAGTCATCCATGCAGTGCGCTCTTTTGACTACGAGCAGATCAAGGATTTCCAGTTCCGCGTAAAAGCGCAGGATGGAGGCTCTCCTCCACTCAGTAGCAATGTGACTGTGAAAATAATGATCCAGGACCAAAATGACAACACGCCTCAGGTTCTGTATCCAGTCCAGACTAGCAGCTCTCTGGTGGCTGAAATGGTGCCTCGTTCAGCAGATGTGGGATTTCTTGTCACTAAAGTGGTGGCTGTTGATGTGGACTCTGGACAGAATGCCTGGCTCTCGTATAAACTGCAGAAAGCGACAGACAGGGCGCTGTTTGAAGTGGGTTTACAGAATGGAGAAATAAGAACTATACGCCAAGTCAATGATAAAGATACTGTGAAACAAAGGCTCACTGTTGTAGTGGAGGACAACGGGCAGCCCTCTCGTTCAGCTACAGTCAATGTTAACGTGGCGGTGGCGGACAGCTTCCCTGAAGTGCTCTCAGAGTTCACTGACTTTACGCACGACAAGGAGTACAATGACAACCTGACTTTTTACTTAGTATTGGCTTTATCTGTAGTCTCCTTTCTCTTTATCGTATCTATCATAGCCATACTGTCAGTGAAATGCTACAGATGGAGACGCGAGCAAATGTTTTACAAATCCAATGGGAATCTCCCAGTTATTCCATACTACCCGCCCCTTTACGCAGACGTGGGAGGCACAGGAACTCTGAGACAGGTGTATAATTACGATGTGTGTGGAACGACTGACTCCAGAAAGAGTGATATGAAATACGTCAGACCTGACAGTCAGAGCATCATTAGTCTGGACGGAACACAGACACTCCCCCACGCGCAGAGGGACAAACGGATCAATAACGATGGGGAAAACCAGGTGAGAACAAAGTGGCTACATCATCAGCATATAGGTTTTCGTTGTCAAGAGCTATAG